From Sphingopyxis sp. MWB1, a single genomic window includes:
- a CDS encoding cupin-like domain-containing protein, which translates to MGQPDKRQLLAEGLAAGEDDAGLHARLVAAGISAASAKYEIGRLAKDPMATTLRRQAAKAAKQAWLFANQQRLATEGERGFRLDTIVKPCGDDFYRFYYEANRPAKIRGLVDHWPALSRWSLEHFSAVAGGVIVEAQVEREADPDYELTKDKHRKKIRFDELIDWLRRDESSNDIYLTAYNSGVNAAALAPLWDDLEPIDLLTPKAERDGFFWLGPRGTLTPWHHDLTNNLLVQVVGRKLVRLAPPWAFERMRNSRHCFSDWENYPLPAGPGDEYRPPVLEAVIEPGEAIFLPVGWWHQVEALDLSASMSFTNFQRPNAHVEDYTSWGAL; encoded by the coding sequence TTGGGACAGCCCGATAAACGCCAGCTATTGGCCGAAGGATTGGCGGCGGGCGAAGATGATGCTGGCCTGCACGCGCGGCTGGTGGCTGCGGGCATATCGGCCGCCTCGGCAAAATATGAGATCGGCCGGCTCGCCAAGGACCCCATGGCCACCACCTTGCGTCGCCAAGCGGCGAAAGCCGCGAAACAGGCTTGGCTCTTCGCCAATCAGCAGCGGCTGGCGACCGAGGGAGAAAGGGGATTTCGGCTCGATACAATAGTTAAGCCGTGTGGGGATGATTTTTACCGCTTTTATTATGAAGCGAACCGCCCTGCAAAAATCAGGGGGCTGGTTGACCACTGGCCTGCGCTGTCACGCTGGTCGTTGGAGCATTTTTCGGCTGTGGCCGGAGGGGTCATTGTTGAAGCCCAGGTCGAGCGAGAAGCGGATCCGGATTATGAGCTGACCAAGGACAAGCATCGAAAGAAAATCCGTTTCGATGAATTGATTGACTGGCTTCGCCGGGATGAAAGCAGCAACGACATTTATCTGACGGCATATAACAGCGGCGTGAACGCCGCCGCCTTGGCGCCGCTATGGGATGATCTGGAGCCTATCGACCTGCTCACTCCCAAAGCAGAGCGGGACGGCTTTTTCTGGTTGGGACCGCGCGGGACTCTCACGCCCTGGCACCATGATTTGACCAATAATTTGCTGGTTCAGGTGGTGGGGCGCAAACTTGTGCGCCTGGCGCCCCCCTGGGCCTTTGAGCGCATGCGAAACAGTCGGCATTGTTTTTCGGATTGGGAAAATTATCCCCTGCCCGCGGGACCGGGCGATGAGTATCGGCCTCCGGTGCTTGAAGCGGTGATTGAGCCCGGCGAAGCAATCTTTCTTCCTGTCGGCTGGTGGCATCAGGTCGAAGCGCTCGACCTATCGGCGAGCATGAGCTTTACCAATTTTCAGCGCCCTAACGCGCATGTGGAAGATTATACATCATGGGGCGCGCTCTGA
- the pabB gene encoding aminodeoxychorismate synthase component I, translated as MPDDGLSSLGTDAPPFVLLEDERSEGGKPCRFFSAPVDILVAHDRTQIAALLETLRGAAARGLHVAGYMAYEAGEALIAQQRDSADKPIEGLLAWFGLFEHMERIAPGGVAEKLPDPDSAWLGKVHPRITRNQYETSVSRVREYIHAGDIYQANLTFRADVPFAGSPLAVYARLRRTAKAGYGGFIWTGEQAIASLSPELFFSVRGGAVLARPMKGTAARQAEAEADRRAARELAEDPKQRAENLMIVDLLRNDLSRVAEPGTVAVPELFRVETYPTIHQLVSDVTARLPEGAGAVDVLAGAFPCGSITGAPKIRAMEIIDELEEGARGVYTGSIGFIEPTGEAAFNVAIRTLVFPPSSGLHQGVSCATLGLGSGIVADSVPGDEWRECLAKGEFVNAAGESFDLLETMHFDPVDGIQRLEAHLARMKASAQSFGFSFDRHGARNSLQSATFRLRHAARIRMRLGPSGALAIEVTPVPRLAELPVRVAYCAAPLRPGDYRLSHKTSQREAYDELRRQSGAVEVIFVDEPGFVTEGSWSNIFVERDGMLLTPPLSLGLLPGVLRQELIEKGRAVESHLRLSDLEQGFFIGNSLRGLVPARLDVMAEPIMGVSPVLHS; from the coding sequence ATGCCGGATGACGGCCTTTCATCGTTAGGAACGGACGCGCCGCCCTTTGTGTTGCTCGAGGATGAGCGCAGTGAGGGCGGCAAGCCATGCCGTTTTTTCAGCGCGCCTGTCGATATTCTCGTTGCCCATGATCGCACGCAGATAGCCGCATTGCTGGAGACACTGCGCGGCGCGGCAGCGCGCGGGCTGCATGTCGCCGGCTATATGGCCTATGAAGCGGGAGAGGCGCTGATTGCCCAGCAGAGGGACAGCGCCGACAAGCCCATCGAAGGGCTTCTGGCCTGGTTCGGCCTATTCGAACATATGGAGAGAATTGCTCCCGGTGGCGTGGCTGAAAAATTGCCTGACCCCGACAGCGCCTGGTTAGGGAAAGTTCATCCCCGCATCACGCGTAACCAATATGAAACCAGCGTCTCGCGCGTTCGCGAATATATCCATGCAGGCGATATTTATCAGGCGAATCTGACCTTTCGTGCCGATGTGCCTTTTGCGGGCAGCCCCCTTGCGGTCTATGCACGGCTGCGGCGCACGGCAAAGGCGGGCTATGGCGGCTTTATCTGGACGGGGGAGCAGGCGATTGCCTCGCTGTCGCCCGAACTTTTCTTTTCGGTGCGCGGCGGCGCGGTGTTGGCGCGTCCCATGAAGGGGACGGCGGCGCGGCAGGCCGAAGCCGAAGCGGATCGCCGCGCCGCGCGGGAGTTGGCCGAGGACCCCAAGCAGCGCGCGGAAAATCTGATGATCGTCGATCTGTTGCGTAACGATCTGTCGCGCGTGGCCGAGCCGGGGACGGTTGCGGTTCCCGAATTATTCCGGGTCGAAACCTATCCGACCATTCACCAGCTTGTATCCGATGTCACCGCGCGCCTGCCCGAAGGCGCGGGCGCGGTGGATGTGCTGGCGGGGGCTTTTCCCTGTGGCTCGATCACGGGCGCGCCCAAGATTCGCGCCATGGAGATTATCGACGAGCTGGAGGAGGGGGCGCGGGGAGTTTACACCGGGTCGATCGGCTTTATCGAACCGACGGGTGAAGCGGCGTTCAATGTCGCCATCCGCACCTTGGTCTTTCCGCCGTCTAGCGGGTTGCACCAAGGGGTGTCTTGCGCCACGCTGGGGCTGGGGTCCGGAATTGTGGCCGACAGCGTGCCCGGCGATGAATGGCGCGAATGTCTGGCCAAGGGGGAATTTGTGAACGCAGCGGGCGAAAGCTTCGACCTTCTGGAAACGATGCATTTCGATCCTGTCGACGGGATTCAACGGCTGGAAGCGCATCTGGCACGCATGAAAGCAAGTGCGCAAAGCTTTGGGTTTTCCTTTGACCGGCATGGCGCGCGCAATAGCCTGCAATCGGCAACGTTTCGGCTGCGTCACGCGGCGCGTATAAGGATGCGTCTGGGGCCGTCGGGGGCGCTCGCGATTGAAGTGACGCCGGTGCCGCGGCTTGCTGAGCTTCCGGTTCGCGTAGCATATTGTGCCGCGCCGCTGCGTCCCGGCGACTATCGTCTGTCGCACAAAACCAGTCAGCGCGAAGCCTATGATGAACTGCGGCGGCAAAGCGGCGCGGTGGAAGTCATCTTTGTCGACGAACCCGGATTCGTGACCGAGGGGAGCTGGAGCAATATTTTCGTCGAGCGCGATGGGATGCTTTTAACTCCGCCCTTGTCGCTGGGCCTGCTTCCCGGCGTGTTGCGACAGGAACTGATCGAAAAAGGACGGGCGGTGGAATCGCACTTGCGCCTGAGCGATCTGGAGCAGGGATTTTTTATTGGAAACTCCCTGCGGGGACTTGTTCCGGCCCGGCTGGATGTGATGGCCGAGCCTATCATGGGTGTATCGCCGGTTTTGCATAGCTAA
- a CDS encoding DUF389 domain-containing protein — protein sequence MAGHHPGVPGLGDAPFNAGGRRSARPGPGREVDDDDTGLHKDDVGSHSLILASVARDARLNQKFLLLITLSAAIATLGLLQSSTAVVIGAMLVSPLLGPIMGVGFGLATLETNLIKRSLVTMAAGMAVAILVGMLIIWLSPIKDVTPEIRARTQPTLLDLGVAVVGGIAGVYAIMRKLSGVMVGVAIATALVPPLSTIGFGLATGRFDFALGAALLFLTNTLAIAFAATIVARLNHFGPSLTPQHTAMQAAGILATLGILSIPLGLSLNSIVREIGARTTVQSELSELLGKDDRVDSLNVRMEGEDVAVDGVVLVDQYASRLNRELAAVAGKKLDRKVRVNIVQLRQQTNAAAQYEEQINRRLATLEQREDDSRKIIEGIVVGDLVPRDHILVDGQARRVIVQRDREAEGEQVAAAVDRIIASVQAKYPQWLIENGVLTPAEEPPSIAADETAEQSP from the coding sequence ATGGCCGGTCATCATCCCGGAGTGCCCGGACTGGGCGACGCACCGTTCAACGCCGGTGGTCGCCGGTCCGCCAGGCCAGGTCCGGGCCGCGAAGTGGACGACGATGACACCGGCCTGCACAAGGACGATGTCGGCAGTCACTCCCTGATTCTGGCAAGCGTCGCGCGTGACGCGCGGCTCAATCAGAAGTTCCTGCTTCTGATCACCCTCTCGGCTGCCATTGCCACATTGGGCTTGCTGCAAAGCTCCACGGCCGTGGTGATCGGCGCCATGCTCGTGTCCCCGCTGCTCGGCCCCATCATGGGGGTCGGGTTTGGACTGGCCACGCTGGAAACCAATCTCATCAAGCGGTCCCTCGTCACCATGGCGGCGGGAATGGCGGTCGCCATTCTGGTGGGCATGCTCATCATCTGGCTGTCGCCGATCAAGGACGTCACGCCTGAAATCCGCGCGCGAACCCAGCCGACATTGCTGGACCTTGGAGTAGCGGTCGTTGGCGGTATCGCTGGCGTCTATGCGATCATGCGCAAACTGTCGGGCGTCATGGTCGGCGTGGCCATCGCCACGGCGCTGGTGCCGCCGCTCTCAACCATCGGCTTTGGTCTGGCGACGGGGCGGTTTGATTTTGCACTGGGTGCAGCCCTTCTCTTTTTGACCAATACGCTGGCGATTGCCTTTGCGGCGACGATTGTGGCGCGGCTCAACCATTTCGGGCCCTCGCTCACTCCGCAGCATACCGCGATGCAGGCCGCCGGGATTCTGGCGACGCTTGGCATCCTTTCGATTCCGCTGGGGCTTTCGCTCAACAGCATCGTGCGGGAGATTGGCGCGCGCACGACGGTGCAATCGGAATTGAGCGAGTTGCTTGGCAAGGATGACCGCGTCGACAGCCTGAACGTTCGAATGGAGGGAGAGGATGTCGCGGTCGATGGCGTGGTGCTCGTCGATCAATACGCCTCGCGCCTCAACAGGGAGCTTGCCGCTGTTGCTGGCAAGAAGCTCGACCGGAAAGTCCGGGTCAATATTGTCCAGCTTCGCCAACAGACGAACGCCGCGGCTCAATATGAAGAGCAGATCAATCGCAGGTTGGCGACGCTCGAACAGCGTGAGGATGACAGCCGCAAGATCATCGAAGGCATTGTCGTCGGCGATCTCGTCCCCCGCGACCATATCTTGGTCGACGGACAGGCACGCCGCGTTATCGTTCAACGCGACCGGGAGGCGGAAGGCGAACAGGTCGCAGCGGCTGTGGATCGCATCATCGCGTCCGTGCAGGCCAAATATCCTCAATGGCTGATTGAAAATGGAGTTTTGACTCCGGCTGAAGAACCCCCGAGCATCGCCGCAGATGAGACGGCAGAGCAAAGCCCGTAG
- a CDS encoding pyridoxal phosphate-dependent aminotransferase: MSLQPHISAALGRIQPSATLAMTARVAKLKADGVDVIGLSAGEPDFDTPDFVKEAAIEAIRAGQTKYTLVDGTVALKEAIRGKFRRDNGLDFGLDQISVNVGGKHTLFNALVATVDAGDEVIIPAPYWVSYPDIVAFCGGKPVIIEASADQHYKITPEQLDAAITPKTRWVMFNSPSNPSGAAYSPEEMDALGEVIRRHPHVMVMCDDMYEHIWYADFAFSTLAQRCPDLIDRILTVNGCSKAYAMTGWRIGYAGGPAWLIKAMGKLQSQSTSNPCSIAQAAAAAALGGPQQFLDERNAAFRKRRDMVVAMLNDAPGLSCPVPDGAFYVYPDASGCMGKTTPAGVVIDSDAALIDYFLDSARVAAVHGAAFGLSPAFRVSYATSEAVLKEACVRIQQACAALS; encoded by the coding sequence ATGTCGCTTCAGCCGCATATCTCCGCTGCCCTTGGGCGTATCCAGCCCTCCGCCACGTTGGCGATGACCGCCCGCGTTGCCAAGCTGAAGGCCGATGGCGTCGATGTTATCGGACTGAGCGCAGGGGAGCCCGATTTCGACACGCCCGATTTCGTGAAGGAAGCGGCAATTGAAGCGATTCGTGCGGGGCAGACCAAATATACGCTGGTCGATGGAACGGTCGCGCTGAAAGAAGCGATCCGGGGCAAATTCCGCCGGGACAATGGGCTGGATTTCGGGCTTGACCAGATCAGCGTCAATGTCGGCGGGAAGCACACCTTGTTCAACGCGCTTGTCGCGACGGTCGATGCCGGCGACGAGGTGATCATCCCCGCTCCTTATTGGGTGAGCTATCCCGACATTGTCGCTTTTTGCGGCGGCAAGCCGGTGATCATCGAGGCCTCGGCCGACCAGCATTACAAGATTACGCCCGAACAGCTTGACGCTGCGATCACGCCGAAAACACGCTGGGTGATGTTCAACTCGCCTTCCAATCCCTCGGGCGCGGCCTATTCGCCCGAAGAGATGGACGCGCTGGGCGAGGTCATTCGGCGGCACCCGCATGTCATGGTCATGTGCGATGATATGTATGAGCATATCTGGTATGCCGATTTTGCATTTTCGACATTGGCGCAGCGCTGCCCCGATCTGATTGACCGCATCCTGACGGTTAATGGCTGTTCCAAGGCCTATGCGATGACCGGCTGGCGGATCGGCTATGCGGGCGGTCCGGCCTGGCTGATCAAGGCGATGGGCAAGTTGCAGTCGCAATCGACGTCGAACCCCTGCTCGATTGCGCAGGCGGCGGCGGCGGCGGCGCTGGGCGGGCCGCAGCAGTTTCTCGACGAACGCAATGCGGCGTTTCGCAAGCGGCGCGATATGGTCGTGGCGATGCTCAACGACGCCCCTGGCCTCAGCTGTCCGGTCCCTGATGGCGCCTTTTACGTCTATCCCGATGCTAGCGGCTGCATGGGCAAGACAACGCCTGCGGGCGTGGTGATCGACAGCGATGCCGCACTGATCGACTATTTCCTCGATTCCGCGCGCGTTGCGGCGGTACATGGTGCGGCTTTTGGCCTGTCGCCGGCTTTCCGTGTCTCCTATGCTACGTCCGAAGCGGTGCTCAAGGAGGCATGCGTGCGGATTCAGCAGGCTTGCGCCGCGCTCAGCTGA
- the bla gene encoding class A beta-lactamase, which translates to MKPLVAAIASAVLLTGCVGSGVVPTPREGARAGVNAPPAIARAGISPARAAQAPVDPGFHRPPPGLEDRLFQLWRTFPGKTGVAVQRIDGEWALAQRGDDLFPQQSVSKLWVALAALDAIDQGRLSFDRSVRIGPDDLTLFYQPLAARVRAEGSVTMTVRELIETAITRSDNTANDKLLWTIGGPDTVRSFIRKNDLGAIRFGPGERLLQSGTAGLSWRQAYSVGRAFEQARAALPQSTRAEAMERYLADPVDGASPAAIAAALTRLARGELLSAESTSYLLDVMSRTRSGPQRLKAGLPPGWKFGHKTGTGQNFQGMTAGYNDIGIATAPDGTRYAIVVLLGNTTASVPERMSLMQAVSGAVAEFHGR; encoded by the coding sequence ATGAAGCCGCTCGTAGCGGCAATCGCCAGCGCGGTGCTCCTGACTGGCTGCGTAGGCAGCGGCGTGGTGCCGACGCCACGCGAGGGCGCGCGCGCCGGAGTGAATGCTCCTCCCGCCATCGCGCGCGCAGGTATCTCCCCCGCACGTGCGGCGCAGGCGCCTGTCGATCCCGGTTTTCACCGTCCGCCGCCCGGGCTGGAGGATCGGCTGTTTCAGCTTTGGCGCACCTTCCCCGGGAAAACCGGCGTTGCGGTCCAGCGTATTGATGGCGAATGGGCGCTGGCGCAGCGCGGCGACGATCTCTTTCCCCAGCAAAGTGTGTCAAAGCTTTGGGTTGCCTTGGCGGCGCTTGACGCGATTGATCAGGGGCGCTTGAGCTTCGACCGGTCGGTGCGCATCGGTCCCGATGACCTGACGCTTTTTTATCAGCCGCTTGCCGCACGGGTCCGCGCCGAAGGCTCGGTAACGATGACGGTCCGCGAACTGATCGAAACCGCTATTACCCGCAGTGACAATACGGCGAATGACAAGCTGCTCTGGACCATCGGCGGCCCCGATACCGTACGCAGCTTTATTCGGAAAAACGACCTGGGCGCCATTCGTTTCGGCCCCGGCGAGCGTCTGCTGCAAAGCGGGACGGCGGGACTGAGTTGGCGGCAGGCCTATTCGGTGGGGCGTGCTTTTGAACAGGCGCGGGCGGCGCTGCCGCAATCGACCCGCGCCGAAGCGATGGAGCGTTATCTTGCCGATCCAGTCGATGGGGCCTCGCCCGCAGCCATTGCCGCGGCGTTGACGCGGCTCGCGCGCGGGGAGTTGCTGTCCGCCGAATCGACATCCTATCTGCTCGATGTGATGAGCCGCACGCGCAGCGGGCCGCAGCGGTTGAAGGCGGGGCTGCCGCCGGGCTGGAAATTTGGCCACAAAACTGGAACGGGCCAGAATTTTCAGGGCATGACGGCGGGCTATAATGATATCGGCATTGCGACGGCGCCCGACGGAACCCGATATGCAATTGTCGTCCTTCTTGGTAACACCACCGCGTCGGTGCCTGAGCGCATGTCGCTGATGCAGGCGGTGTCGGGCGCCGTTGCGGAGTTTCACGGGCGATGA
- a CDS encoding electron transfer flavoprotein subunit alpha/FixB family protein, producing MKTLVWVEHDGSSVKDATLAAVTAASKLGEVHLLVAGEGVDGVAKAAAEIAGVQKVHVADNAAFGHALPENVAPLIADLMGSHDAFVSPATTTGKNIAPRVAALLDVMQISDILSVEGEKSFTRPIYAGNAIATVESSDAKLVLTVRGTAFEKAAVTGGSGTIEAVSGGGDAGISSFVGAEIAKSERPELTSAKVIVSGGRALGSSEKYEEVIVPLADKLGAALGASRAAVDAGYVPNDYQVGQTGKIVAPEVYFAIGISGAIQHLAGMKDSKTIVAINKDEDAPIFQVADFGLVADLFSAVPELTGKI from the coding sequence ATGAAAACTCTGGTTTGGGTCGAACATGACGGTTCGTCGGTCAAGGATGCTACGCTCGCGGCGGTGACCGCTGCGTCGAAACTGGGCGAAGTTCATCTTCTCGTCGCGGGTGAGGGCGTCGATGGCGTTGCCAAGGCGGCCGCTGAAATCGCTGGCGTGCAAAAGGTGCATGTCGCGGACAATGCTGCTTTCGGTCATGCTCTGCCCGAAAATGTTGCGCCGCTGATCGCCGATCTGATGGGCAGCCACGATGCATTTGTGTCCCCTGCAACGACGACGGGCAAGAATATCGCGCCGCGCGTCGCGGCCCTGCTCGACGTGATGCAAATTTCGGACATTCTCTCGGTCGAAGGCGAGAAAAGCTTCACCCGCCCCATCTATGCCGGCAACGCCATTGCGACGGTCGAAAGCTCGGATGCGAAGTTGGTGCTGACCGTTCGCGGCACGGCTTTCGAAAAGGCCGCTGTGACCGGCGGATCGGGCACGATCGAAGCCGTGTCGGGCGGCGGCGATGCGGGCATTTCCTCTTTCGTCGGCGCTGAAATCGCCAAGTCCGAACGTCCCGAGCTGACGAGCGCCAAGGTGATCGTTTCAGGCGGCCGCGCGCTTGGGTCGAGCGAGAAATATGAAGAAGTCATCGTCCCCCTCGCCGACAAGTTGGGCGCTGCCCTCGGTGCAAGCCGTGCGGCGGTTGATGCGGGCTATGTCCCCAATGATTATCAGGTCGGTCAAACCGGCAAGATCGTCGCTCCCGAAGTCTATTTCGCTATCGGCATTTCAGGCGCGATCCAGCATCTTGCAGGGATGAAGGATTCAAAGACGATCGTTGCGATCAACAAGGATGAAGACGCCCCCATTTTCCAGGTCGCAGATTTCGGTCTCGTCGCTGACTTGTTCAGCGCCGTTCCCGAACTGACCGGTAAGATCTGA
- a CDS encoding electron transfer flavoprotein subunit beta/FixA family protein, which yields MKILVPVKRVLDYNVKPRVKADGSGVDLANVKMSMNPFDEIAVEEAIRLKEKGVATEIVAVSIGPAKAQETLRTALAMGADRAILVQTDDEVEPLAVAKILKAIADAETPNLVILGKQAIDGDNNQTGQMLAALTGWAQGTFASKVEVEGDQVSVTREVDGGLETVKLKLPAIVTTDLRLNEPRYASLPNIMKAKSKPLDTKSPADYGVDTSPRIKTVKVSEPPVRQAGIKVADVDELVAKLKALGVHS from the coding sequence ATGAAAATCCTCGTCCCCGTAAAGCGGGTGCTCGATTATAATGTGAAGCCGCGGGTCAAGGCCGACGGCAGCGGCGTCGATCTGGCGAACGTCAAAATGTCGATGAACCCTTTTGACGAGATTGCGGTCGAAGAAGCGATCCGTTTGAAGGAAAAGGGCGTCGCGACCGAGATTGTCGCTGTCTCCATCGGTCCGGCAAAGGCGCAGGAAACGCTGCGTACCGCGCTTGCCATGGGCGCCGACCGCGCGATCCTCGTCCAGACCGACGATGAAGTCGAACCGCTGGCGGTAGCGAAGATACTGAAAGCGATTGCCGATGCCGAAACGCCGAATCTGGTGATTTTGGGTAAGCAGGCGATCGACGGCGACAATAATCAGACGGGCCAGATGCTCGCCGCGCTCACCGGCTGGGCGCAGGGCACCTTTGCGAGCAAGGTCGAAGTCGAAGGCGATCAGGTCAGCGTCACCCGCGAGGTTGATGGCGGTCTGGAAACGGTGAAGCTCAAGCTTCCTGCCATTGTCACGACTGATCTTCGCTTGAACGAGCCGCGCTATGCGTCGCTGCCGAATATCATGAAGGCCAAGTCAAAGCCGCTCGATACCAAGTCGCCCGCCGATTATGGCGTCGACACGAGCCCGCGCATCAAGACCGTCAAAGTGTCCGAACCGCCTGTGCGTCAGGCCGGTATCAAGGTCGCTGACGTGGATGAGCTGGTCGCCAAGCTGAAGGCCCTGGGCGTTCATAGCTGA
- the sucC gene encoding ADP-forming succinate--CoA ligase subunit beta, whose product MNIHEYQAKELLAKFGVAVPKGIAAMSVEEAVAAAKQLPGPLYVVKSQIHAGGRGKGKFKELGPDAKGGVRLAKSIEEVEAHAKDMLGNTLVTIQTGEAGKQVNRLYITDGADIKKEYYLALLVDRATSRISVVASTEGGMDIETVAHNTPDKIHTIVIDPATGLMPHHGRSVAAALELEGDLAKQAAKTLAGLYRAFLATDAEQIEINPLAVCEGANGDELLVLDAKLGFDGNAMFRHPDIAELRDLTEEDPAEVEASEYDLAYIKLDGNIGCMVNGAGLAMATMDIIKLNGAFPANFLDVGGGASKEKVTAAFKIILKDPAVEGILVNIFGGIMKCDIIADGIVAAAKEVNLSVPLVVRLEGTNVEQGKEILAGSGLPIVAANDLGDAAKKIVAEVAKAA is encoded by the coding sequence ATGAACATTCACGAATATCAGGCGAAAGAATTGCTCGCGAAATTTGGCGTTGCTGTCCCCAAGGGGATTGCCGCGATGAGCGTTGAAGAGGCGGTTGCTGCCGCAAAGCAGCTTCCCGGGCCGCTTTATGTCGTGAAATCGCAGATACATGCCGGCGGCCGCGGCAAGGGCAAGTTCAAGGAGCTTGGCCCCGATGCCAAGGGCGGCGTTCGCCTCGCCAAAAGCATCGAGGAAGTCGAAGCGCATGCCAAGGACATGCTCGGCAACACGCTTGTCACCATCCAGACGGGCGAAGCCGGCAAGCAGGTCAACCGCCTCTACATCACCGACGGCGCCGACATTAAAAAGGAATATTATCTGGCGCTCCTCGTCGATCGCGCGACCAGCCGTATCTCGGTTGTCGCCTCGACCGAAGGCGGGATGGACATTGAAACCGTCGCGCACAATACGCCCGACAAGATCCACACCATCGTCATCGACCCCGCAACCGGGCTGATGCCGCATCATGGTCGCAGCGTTGCCGCCGCGCTGGAGCTGGAAGGCGATCTGGCGAAGCAGGCAGCGAAAACGCTCGCCGGTCTCTACAGGGCTTTCCTTGCGACCGACGCCGAGCAGATTGAAATCAACCCGCTCGCGGTCTGCGAAGGCGCCAATGGCGATGAACTGCTGGTGCTCGATGCCAAGCTGGGCTTTGATGGCAATGCCATGTTCCGCCATCCCGATATCGCTGAGCTCCGAGACCTGACCGAAGAAGATCCGGCCGAGGTCGAAGCGTCGGAATATGACCTTGCCTATATCAAGCTCGACGGCAACATCGGCTGCATGGTCAATGGCGCGGGCCTTGCCATGGCGACGATGGACATCATCAAGCTCAATGGCGCTTTCCCCGCCAACTTCCTCGACGTGGGTGGCGGCGCCAGCAAGGAAAAGGTCACCGCAGCGTTCAAGATCATCCTCAAGGACCCCGCGGTCGAAGGCATTCTCGTCAATATTTTCGGCGGCATCATGAAGTGCGACATCATCGCTGACGGCATTGTCGCGGCGGCGAAGGAAGTGAATCTGTCGGTTCCGCTCGTCGTCCGCCTCGAAGGCACCAATGTCGAACAGGGCAAGGAAATTCTTGCGGGGTCAGGGCTGCCCATCGTTGCCGCCAATGATCTGGGCGACGCCGCCAAGAAGATTGTTGCCGAAGTGGCAAAGGCCGCCTGA